The nucleotide sequence AATTTTGACCGAAACGTTTACGTGCGCGATGCATTAAGCAACCAATTTTTTTGCGTAAGCGCCATTTGATATGCCGCGCGAATAGCTTCTAGCATTGACCCTGAATCAGCTAGACCCTTACCGGCGATATCTAAAGCTGTTCCATGGTCCACCGAAGTTCGAATAATCGGCAAACCTAAGGTGATATTAACACCACCACCAAAAGTGACAAACTTAAATGGAGCCAAGCCTTGATCGTGATACATGGCGATAAAAGCATCTACCCCTTCCAAAGCCTTGGGTTCAAACATAGTATCTCCGGGATATGGGCCAGATACATCAATGCCTATTTTTTTAGCCGCTTCAATTGCCGGAGAAATCATCTCAATCTCCTCTTGGCCCAAATACCCAGATTCACCAGCGTGAGGATTTAGGCCTGATACGCGAATCACAGGATGATCGATACCCATCTTCGCTTCAAGATCTCGTTGCACAATTTGAATTGTTTCCAAAATCAGATCTTGGCTTAAAGAGGCGGAAACCTTATGTAATGGCAAATGAGTTGTTACCAAAGCTACCCTCAGATCTCTTGAACAAGACAACCCCAAAAACCCCTTTTCTAGATTTGCACTCAACATCATCACTACGTGTTTCACACCACAACGTTGCGCGAGATATTCTGTGTGCCCGG is from Polynucleobacter sp. MWH-UH23A and encodes:
- the pdxA gene encoding 4-hydroxythreonine-4-phosphate dehydrogenase PdxA → MQQLVPLVKLVITTGEPAGVGPEVSIAAAKQFLLEQANVSITLLGDQNLLKEVTQGANTERLQVEAIPLIVSSAPGQLSTQNGPYVIQLLDKAIDGCMAGQFDAMVTAPIQKSVINQAGLAFTGHTEYLAQRCGVKHVVMMLSANLEKGFLGLSCSRDLRVALVTTHLPLHKVSASLSQDLILETIQIVQRDLEAKMGIDHPVIRVSGLNPHAGESGYLGQEEIEMISPAIEAAKKIGIDVSGPYPGDTMFEPKALEGVDAFIAMYHDQGLAPFKFVTFGGGVNITLGLPIIRTSVDHGTALDIAGKGLADSGSMLEAIRAAYQMALTQKNWLLNASRT